From Sporosarcina sp. Te-1, the proteins below share one genomic window:
- a CDS encoding glycoside hydrolase family 73 protein, with amino-acid sequence MNFIDQLAPLAIKHGKANGILPSLICAQGILESDSGTSELARNANNLFGIKKGSGWTGETYTKRTAEQDKDGNVTYIDAAFRKYPSYEGCVIDLVHKYTHGTGWEDYNRYAAILGQTDYKLVITALKAASYATDVKYETKLIEQIEKYGLTNMTRRSITWSKLRWMPGMASTHLANDPRRMSVNGLSTAKSFWHAQQL; translated from the coding sequence ATGAACTTCATCGATCAATTAGCGCCGTTGGCTATCAAACATGGGAAAGCAAACGGCATTCTTCCAAGTCTGATTTGCGCCCAAGGTATTCTGGAATCCGATTCTGGTACATCGGAACTGGCACGCAATGCGAACAACTTATTTGGCATTAAGAAAGGTTCGGGATGGACCGGAGAAACATATACCAAGCGAACAGCCGAGCAGGACAAGGACGGCAATGTCACTTATATTGATGCTGCATTCCGCAAGTACCCATCCTATGAGGGGTGCGTTATTGATCTGGTCCATAAATACACTCATGGGACGGGGTGGGAAGATTATAACCGTTATGCAGCCATACTTGGCCAAACTGATTACAAATTAGTGATTACGGCACTCAAAGCGGCCAGTTATGCCACGGACGTTAAATATGAAACCAAGTTAATTGAGCAGATCGAGAAATATGGACTGACCAATATGACAAGGAGGTCGATAACGTGGTCAAAATTGCGTTGGATGCCGGGCATGGCATCAACACACCTGGCAAACGATCCCCGGCGGATGAGCGTGAATGGTCTTTCAACAGCAAAGTCCTTCTGGCATGCGCAGCAGCTCTGA
- a CDS encoding N-acetylmuramoyl-L-alanine amidase — MALDAGHGINTPGKRSPADEREWSFNSKVLLACAAALKQYEGVQILRLDDPTGKTDVPLKTRTDKANKWGADALVSIHHNALNGKWHSGGGVETYVFPTASKAAKDIAALIHPGIVAAMGLRDRGVKTNDYHMLRESKMPAVLTEGGFMDSNIDIHSLRDDGNLKAQGIEIAEALAKYFGLKRKSGIAYEPAVKKEDDELQFSSGTLKKEWETFLGSKAQREIAVKAAVKVGYSDKWIKDLEEGRIADGDVVALAVGALIKTKQK, encoded by the coding sequence ATTGCGTTGGATGCCGGGCATGGCATCAACACACCTGGCAAACGATCCCCGGCGGATGAGCGTGAATGGTCTTTCAACAGCAAAGTCCTTCTGGCATGCGCAGCAGCTCTGAAACAATACGAGGGCGTGCAAATACTCCGGCTCGATGATCCGACAGGGAAAACAGACGTGCCTCTTAAAACACGCACAGACAAGGCCAACAAATGGGGAGCTGATGCGCTTGTATCTATTCACCACAACGCCTTGAACGGCAAATGGCATAGTGGCGGTGGGGTAGAAACTTACGTATTCCCAACAGCGTCGAAAGCGGCCAAGGATATTGCTGCTCTTATCCATCCGGGTATTGTTGCGGCAATGGGGTTGCGTGATCGCGGTGTTAAAACAAACGATTACCACATGTTGCGAGAGAGTAAAATGCCTGCTGTTTTGACAGAGGGCGGTTTCATGGATTCTAACATTGATATTCATTCACTTAGGGATGATGGCAATCTGAAGGCACAAGGCATTGAAATTGCGGAGGCTCTTGCAAAATACTTCGGTCTCAAACGTAAGTCTGGTATTGCATATGAGCCGGCCGTGAAAAAGGAGGATGACGAATTGCAATTTTCAAGCGGCACACTAAAAAAAGAATGGGAAACGTTTCTCGGTAGCAAAGCACAGCGCGAAATTGCAGTGAAGGCAGCGGTCAAAGTGGGATACTCCGACAAGTGGATTAAGGATTTAGAAGAGGGCAGGATTGCCGATGGAGATGTGGTTGCTCTTGCGGTAGGTGCATTGATTAAAACTAAGCAGAAATAA
- a CDS encoding holin family protein, producing the protein MEVTGFKGVGALIVSFVIYLIDVINEAVVVLIFFMLLDVITGLLRSWVTKSWDSPIGFSGVVKKVGIFAMIGMAAAIEYMVMSVGQDPKGMMLLGVTSFFIVNEGISILENCAQIGLPIPAVLFNALEKMHRDPSGKEQRLVRSPMLDRIDKKELLKENEALLHQLNKKKEEEETK; encoded by the coding sequence ATGGAAGTTACGGGCTTTAAGGGCGTAGGTGCCCTCATCGTTAGTTTTGTGATTTACTTGATCGATGTAATCAATGAGGCGGTTGTCGTCCTCATTTTTTTTATGCTACTGGACGTCATCACTGGACTGCTCAGATCATGGGTCACCAAGTCATGGGACAGCCCTATCGGATTTTCGGGTGTTGTCAAAAAGGTCGGCATCTTTGCTATGATCGGCATGGCAGCAGCCATTGAATATATGGTGATGTCTGTCGGACAGGATCCTAAGGGAATGATGCTACTCGGTGTCACTTCCTTCTTTATTGTGAACGAAGGTATATCAATCCTTGAAAACTGCGCTCAAATTGGGCTGCCTATTCCGGCGGTCCTTTTTAATGCCTTGGAGAAGATGCACAGGGACCCTTCGGGGAAGGAGCAGCGGCTCGTCCGGTCCCCCATGTTGGACCGTATCGATAAGAAGGAGCTGCTGAAAGAAAACGAAGCATTATTGCACCAACTAAATAAGAAGAAGGAAGAGGAGGAAACAAAATGA
- a CDS encoding holin, whose amino-acid sequence MTDVLIFATILAPIILAFVQLVKKSVNIKNNLLPLIALVVVLFVGFAASPFTELDLVLRLWAGGLAGLSATGLFELVDNQTGFTKENKR is encoded by the coding sequence ATGACAGACGTATTAATTTTCGCAACCATCTTGGCACCGATCATCTTAGCGTTTGTTCAACTCGTAAAAAAATCGGTGAACATTAAAAATAATCTTTTACCGCTCATTGCTCTAGTGGTGGTCCTTTTTGTTGGCTTTGCGGCATCACCCTTTACTGAACTTGATCTTGTATTACGGTTATGGGCAGGGGGCTTGGCAGGGCTATCCGCAACAGGTCTTTTTGAATTAGTAGACAATCAGACCGGTTTCACTAAGGAAAACAAAAGATGA